Proteins co-encoded in one Nitrospiraceae bacterium genomic window:
- the glnD gene encoding [protein-PII] uridylyltransferase, protein MDLLSEISELFDKSNGRELTALYTKKTDDLLINIFNSIKSKNPIVLIAVGGYGRAELAPFSDIDIMFFAKDKSDSKKVETVLYQLWDKGLTVGHSFRTAEECIIEAKKDIRTHTSLLESRFIAGDKELYDYFTDKVYSEIAYKNQKSFIKAKLSEMAKRHIDYGGSVFLLEPNIKEGQGCLRDVHTALWLSNVVLRLNKLEQLAGVIEKNELRRFLKAYDFLLKIRFCLHIINERKNDSLSFNLQSSVALKLGFRDSKKFLGSERFMRYFYLKANVIKAVTKSLIEACVAKKFFVQRRFFNSLIKKRITDNFYLCTNVIAHYQQDLFRKEPWRIIEAYYVFSKTGRDFSKSLRYEIKQNLFLINKKIRNSSRAAACFIKILKSDRVYETLNLMHETGVLGRFIPEFGALRSLVVYEPYHRYTVDEHTLIAIKNLELLRNTKFKNLEYLSKIINGLEEKEILFMALLFHDIGKAAGRYHQGEGYRIIKNILERFNIRTDKRQRIEFLVKNHILMSLLALKREIEDTELISQFADAVSDEESLKSIYLMTYADMSAVNPGFWTEWKAYLLNDLFDHTLNYLKGIRRNTQKHINKILSSYIGTDKKELDKFIKQMPDRYMISTSIEKVYSDFKLVSQLKNDIFTVEINSKTDSLTEIIIATWDRPGLFSKIVGFLSSKWLNIVSARLYTGTNGLVIDKIQISNWKELWWDGMDDTIKKGLRTSIFEDLIFDLTYSRKESVSIFGVFVEIDNETSSDSTIAEFFSTDRLGLLYDVSNLFLEKGLNIISAKINTELGIAQDTFYIQDAGKKLDGIKTFDLVSSIWEKLKR, encoded by the coding sequence ATGGACCTTCTCAGTGAGATCAGTGAACTGTTTGATAAATCAAACGGCAGAGAATTAACTGCTTTATACACAAAAAAAACAGACGATCTTCTCATCAATATCTTCAATTCAATCAAATCAAAAAACCCTATTGTGCTTATTGCAGTTGGCGGATATGGCAGGGCAGAACTCGCTCCTTTTTCTGATATTGATATAATGTTTTTCGCAAAAGACAAATCTGATTCAAAAAAAGTTGAAACAGTTCTTTATCAGCTGTGGGATAAGGGGCTGACAGTCGGCCATTCATTCAGAACTGCTGAAGAGTGCATTATAGAAGCCAAGAAAGACATTCGCACTCATACATCTTTGCTTGAATCCAGATTTATTGCAGGAGACAAAGAGCTTTATGACTATTTTACTGATAAAGTTTATTCGGAAATAGCATATAAGAATCAAAAAAGTTTTATAAAAGCAAAACTTTCAGAAATGGCTAAAAGGCATATTGATTACGGAGGTTCTGTTTTTTTGCTCGAACCAAACATAAAAGAAGGACAGGGCTGTCTTAGGGATGTGCATACAGCACTATGGCTTTCGAATGTTGTATTAAGACTTAACAAGCTTGAGCAGCTTGCAGGCGTAATAGAGAAGAATGAATTAAGAAGGTTCCTCAAGGCTTATGATTTTCTTCTGAAAATCCGATTTTGCCTTCATATCATCAATGAAAGAAAAAATGATTCTCTTTCTTTTAATCTGCAATCCAGTGTTGCTCTTAAACTTGGATTTAGAGATTCTAAAAAATTTCTTGGTTCAGAAAGATTTATGAGGTATTTTTATCTTAAGGCAAATGTTATTAAAGCGGTTACAAAAAGTCTGATAGAAGCATGTGTTGCTAAGAAGTTTTTTGTGCAAAGGAGATTTTTTAATAGTCTTATAAAGAAACGCATAACTGACAATTTTTATCTATGCACCAATGTAATTGCACATTATCAGCAGGATTTGTTCAGAAAAGAACCATGGAGAATAATTGAAGCATATTATGTTTTTTCTAAGACAGGCAGGGACTTCAGTAAAAGCCTCAGATATGAAATAAAGCAGAATCTTTTTTTAATAAATAAAAAAATCAGGAATTCTTCTAGGGCAGCAGCCTGCTTTATCAAAATTTTGAAGAGTGATAGAGTCTATGAAACTCTTAATCTTATGCATGAAACAGGAGTGCTTGGAAGATTCATACCTGAATTCGGAGCGCTGAGATCGCTTGTTGTGTATGAACCTTATCACAGATATACTGTTGATGAGCATACTCTTATTGCTATAAAAAATCTCGAGCTTTTGAGAAACACAAAATTCAAAAACCTTGAATATCTTTCGAAAATAATTAATGGACTTGAAGAAAAAGAAATATTGTTTATGGCGCTTCTTTTCCATGATATTGGAAAGGCAGCAGGGAGATATCATCAAGGAGAAGGATACAGAATAATAAAAAATATTTTAGAGCGGTTTAACATCCGGACTGATAAACGACAGAGGATAGAATTTCTCGTGAAGAATCATATTCTGATGTCTTTATTAGCCTTAAAAAGAGAAATAGAAGATACTGAACTAATATCTCAATTTGCTGATGCAGTTAGTGACGAAGAAAGTCTTAAGTCAATATATCTTATGACTTATGCTGACATGTCTGCTGTTAACCCAGGATTCTGGACCGAATGGAAGGCATATCTCTTAAACGATCTGTTTGATCATACACTTAACTATCTCAAGGGCATAAGAAGGAATACCCAGAAACATATTAATAAAATATTATCTTCATACATTGGCACAGATAAAAAAGAATTAGACAAATTCATTAAACAGATGCCTGACAGATATATGATCTCAACATCCATAGAAAAGGTATATTCTGATTTTAAACTTGTTTCTCAATTAAAAAATGATATTTTTACAGTTGAGATTAATTCCAAAACTGATTCATTAACAGAGATAATTATTGCAACGTGGGATAGGCCAGGTCTTTTCTCAAAAATTGTGGGATTTCTATCATCAAAATGGCTTAATATTGTTAGTGCAAGGCTATATACCGGGACGAATGGTCTTGTTATCGATAAGATTCAAATTTCAAACTGGAAAGAGCTGTGGTGGGATGGGATGGATGATACTATTAAGAAGGGATTGAGAACCTCTATCTTTGAGGATTTAATTTTTGATCTAACATATTCACGTAAAGAATCTGTTAGCATATTCGGGGTGTTTGTAGAGATAGATAATGAGACTTCCAGTGACAGTACAATAGCTGAATTTTTTTCTACAGACAGGTTGGGACTTTTATATGATGTATCAAATCTTTTTCTAGAAAAAGGGCTGAATATCATATCTGCTAAAATAAATACTGAACTAGGTATTGCTCAGGATACATTTTACATACAGGATGCTGGCAAAAAACTTGATGGGATTAAAACTTTTGATCTGGTTTCTTCAATATGGGAAAAACTAAAAAGATAA
- a CDS encoding peptide-binding protein: MSITCRLIAGLILVVSIYSCANEPEVKNPDAITIGSLADAKRLLPLLASDSASGDISNRIFNGLTKYDKNINITGDLAHSWDISPSGLQITFYLRKGVLWHDGIELTSDDVVFTYNTVTNPKVPTPYVSNYGPVDKVKALDRYTVRVTYKEPYASALESWGMGIIPKHILDGKDISSQYYNRNPIGTGPYKLKEWVTGQKIVLEAFDRYFEGRAGIDKYVTRIIPDNSTMFLELKFGGIDVMNLTPPQFKLHARTDFFKKYFQGFRYPSFGYTYLGYNLLDPKFADKRIRQAITYAINKKDIIDGVLLGYGSPCTGPFPPESWAYNQDVKDLEYNPGKSLELFAEAGWKKGKSGLLEKDGKIFSFTLLVNQGNDARIKTAQIMKENLIQIGVEMNINVLEWQAMLHEFIDKKKFEAVIMGWSLSRDPDLYDIWHSSKIKEGEFNFISYKNEEVDRLLIKGRHVFDIEKRKKIYHRIHEILAEDQPYTFLYVPDALPVLHKRFKGVEKAPLGIWYDFIHWRVPKNKMDWYTP, from the coding sequence ATGAGTATAACTTGCAGGTTAATCGCAGGTCTGATATTAGTAGTTTCGATTTATTCTTGCGCTAACGAACCAGAGGTCAAAAATCCCGATGCTATAACAATAGGATCGCTTGCTGATGCAAAGAGATTACTGCCTTTGCTTGCATCTGACAGTGCTTCTGGTGACATAAGCAACAGAATATTTAACGGATTAACAAAATACGACAAGAATATAAATATAACTGGTGACTTGGCACATTCATGGGATATATCTCCCAGTGGTCTTCAGATAACTTTTTATTTGAGAAAAGGTGTACTCTGGCATGACGGAATTGAATTAACATCAGACGATGTAGTCTTTACTTACAACACTGTTACAAATCCAAAAGTTCCAACACCATATGTCAGCAATTACGGGCCTGTTGACAAAGTCAAAGCTCTTGACAGATATACTGTTAGAGTCACTTATAAAGAGCCTTATGCGTCTGCATTAGAGTCATGGGGCATGGGAATTATACCTAAACATATACTTGATGGAAAAGACATAAGTTCCCAATATTACAATAGAAATCCAATAGGAACTGGACCATACAAACTTAAGGAATGGGTTACAGGTCAAAAGATTGTTCTAGAAGCTTTTGACAGGTATTTTGAGGGAAGAGCAGGCATAGATAAATACGTAACAAGGATTATACCTGATAATTCAACGATGTTTCTCGAACTAAAGTTCGGCGGAATAGATGTTATGAACTTGACTCCTCCCCAATTTAAACTTCACGCACGAACAGATTTTTTTAAAAAATATTTTCAAGGATTCAGATACCCGTCTTTTGGTTATACATATCTTGGATATAATCTGCTTGATCCCAAGTTTGCAGACAAGAGGATCAGGCAGGCTATTACATATGCAATTAACAAGAAGGATATTATAGACGGAGTTCTTCTTGGTTATGGAAGTCCTTGCACAGGACCTTTCCCTCCTGAATCATGGGCATACAATCAAGATGTAAAAGACCTGGAATATAATCCCGGCAAATCGCTTGAATTATTTGCCGAAGCAGGATGGAAAAAAGGAAAAAGCGGACTACTTGAGAAAGACGGAAAAATTTTTTCATTCACACTCTTAGTAAATCAAGGCAATGATGCAAGAATAAAAACTGCTCAGATAATGAAGGAAAATCTTATCCAAATCGGTGTTGAAATGAATATTAATGTTCTGGAATGGCAGGCTATGCTGCATGAGTTCATAGATAAAAAGAAATTTGAGGCCGTTATTATGGGATGGTCATTATCCAGAGATCCTGATCTGTACGACATATGGCATTCGTCAAAAATAAAAGAGGGAGAATTTAATTTTATCTCATATAAGAATGAGGAGGTTGACAGACTTTTGATAAAAGGAAGACATGTGTTTGACATAGAGAAAAGAAAAAAAATTTATCACAGAATTCATGAGATACTTGCTGAAGATCAGCCTTACACCTTTCTTTATGTGCCTGATGCTCTACCGGTACTTCATAAACGATTTAAAGGCGTTGAGAAAGCTCCATTGGGGATATGGTATGACTTTATACACTGGCGCGTGCCGAAGAATAAAATGGATTGGTACACGCCATAA
- a CDS encoding ammonium transporter — MKTILAVLVIACFFSIGNAFAEQSAQNAAASISNINTGDTAWVLTSTALVMLMTPGLALFYGGMVRRKNVLGTIMHSFIAIAVVTIQWIFIGYSLSFGPDVKGIIGNLEWFSLNNVGISPNPDYAPTVPHMAFMIYQAMFAVITPALISGAFAERMKFSAFLVFTLFWSTIVYDPVAHWVWGNGGWLKNLGVLDFAGGVVVHITSGISALAAAIVIGKRKGYMRETMAPHNLPMTVLGTGLLWFGWFGFNGGSALASGGLSTIAFVTTHIAAVSATLAWVIVEWLHRGKPTMLGAATGSIAGLATITPASGFVGPMPALAIGLLAGAGCYFALSKKGKLGYDDSLDAFGVHGIGGIIGTIGAGLFAQKLINSTGADGLFFGNTNQLWIQFLAIAVVAVYSFAITLGLLKFLDLTIGLRISEEDEVMGLDLSQHEESGYTS, encoded by the coding sequence ATGAAAACTATACTTGCGGTTCTAGTGATAGCTTGTTTTTTTTCAATAGGGAATGCATTTGCTGAGCAGTCAGCACAGAATGCAGCAGCCTCAATCTCAAATATAAATACAGGCGATACAGCATGGGTGCTTACATCAACAGCGCTTGTTATGTTAATGACACCAGGCCTTGCGCTTTTTTATGGCGGTATGGTGAGACGAAAAAATGTACTTGGCACAATAATGCATAGTTTCATTGCCATAGCTGTTGTTACAATTCAGTGGATTTTTATCGGTTACAGTCTTTCTTTTGGTCCTGATGTGAAAGGAATTATCGGTAATCTTGAATGGTTCAGCCTGAATAATGTGGGAATCAGCCCGAACCCAGACTATGCTCCTACGGTGCCTCATATGGCTTTTATGATATATCAGGCTATGTTTGCAGTAATAACCCCGGCTCTAATAAGCGGAGCTTTTGCAGAACGAATGAAGTTTTCTGCTTTCCTCGTTTTCACTCTTTTCTGGTCAACTATTGTCTATGACCCTGTTGCGCACTGGGTATGGGGCAATGGCGGATGGCTAAAAAATCTTGGTGTGCTGGATTTTGCAGGAGGAGTTGTTGTTCATATAACATCAGGTATCTCAGCGCTTGCAGCAGCTATAGTTATTGGCAAGAGAAAAGGATATATGCGCGAGACAATGGCGCCTCATAATCTCCCGATGACAGTGCTCGGAACTGGTTTGTTATGGTTTGGCTGGTTTGGTTTTAACGGAGGCAGCGCTCTTGCATCAGGAGGATTAAGCACAATTGCTTTTGTTACTACACATATTGCTGCTGTGTCAGCAACTCTTGCATGGGTAATTGTAGAGTGGCTTCATAGGGGAAAACCAACAATGCTAGGTGCAGCAACCGGTTCTATTGCAGGACTTGCAACTATAACACCAGCTTCAGGTTTTGTTGGTCCAATGCCAGCGCTTGCAATAGGTTTGTTAGCAGGAGCAGGGTGTTATTTTGCATTGAGTAAAAAAGGAAAGCTTGGTTATGACGATTCTCTGGATGCTTTTGGAGTTCATGGAATTGGAGGCATTATCGGGACAATCGGCGCAGGCTTGTTTGCGCAGAAACTTATAAATTCAACTGGAGCAGACGGATTGTTTTTCGGTAATACAAATCAGCTTTGGATTCAGTTTCTAGCTATAGCAGTGGTTGCTGTATATTCGTTTGCTATAACTCTGGGACTTCTTAAGTTTTTAGACCTGACAATAGGTTTGAGAATTTCTGAGGAAGACGAGGTTATGGGTCTTGACTTAAGTCAGCATGAAGAAAGCGGCTATACCTCATAA
- the secG gene encoding preprotein translocase subunit SecG, whose amino-acid sequence MTALLLIAHIVVSLFLIFIVLLQSGKGAELGAAFGGSSQTLFGSRGAATFFSKITTIAAVVFMLTSLMLAIISSKGSSVIKNIPAKADMPVQTPAAQGGGFQPVQPQQQQTPAVPAQK is encoded by the coding sequence ATGACAGCATTGCTTTTGATAGCACATATAGTTGTATCATTGTTTTTAATATTTATCGTTCTGCTTCAGAGCGGTAAAGGCGCAGAACTCGGAGCTGCATTTGGCGGTTCAAGCCAGACACTTTTTGGAAGCCGCGGCGCAGCAACTTTTTTCAGCAAGATTACGACAATTGCTGCAGTAGTTTTTATGCTGACGTCCCTGATGCTTGCAATTATTTCATCAAAAGGCAGTTCTGTTATTAAAAATATACCTGCAAAGGCTGATATGCCTGTACAGACTCCGGCAGCCCAGGGCGGAGGTTTTCAGCCTGTGCAACCACAGCAGCAACAGACACCTGCAGTCCCAGCTCAAAAATAA
- the tpiA gene encoding triose-phosphate isomerase, producing MRKPFISANWKMNKTINETKEYFREFIPSVNNLTDREIIIAPSFTSLSIASELVRDTNIKLAAQNIFYEEKGAFTGEISPAMLLSCGCTYVIVGHSERRQYFNETDEIVNKKVSASNKNGLKVIMCIGESLEQRESGETFEVLNRQIENGLKNISSDNIVTAYEPIWAIGTGKTATIEQAQEAHAHIRARLKILYGKKADEIRIIYGGSVTPENVDALMSCNDVDGALVGGASLKPGTFTRIVKFMGVK from the coding sequence ATGCGTAAACCTTTTATTTCTGCAAACTGGAAGATGAATAAAACAATCAACGAGACCAAGGAATACTTCAGGGAATTTATACCTTCTGTAAATAATTTAACTGACAGGGAAATAATAATAGCACCTTCTTTCACATCTCTTAGCATTGCGTCTGAACTAGTAAGAGATACAAATATAAAACTTGCTGCTCAAAATATTTTCTATGAAGAAAAAGGCGCATTCACAGGCGAGATATCTCCTGCAATGCTTTTGAGCTGCGGTTGCACGTATGTTATTGTGGGCCACTCAGAAAGGCGACAGTATTTCAATGAGACAGACGAAATTGTAAACAAGAAGGTTAGTGCATCAAACAAAAATGGACTTAAAGTTATAATGTGCATCGGAGAGTCTCTGGAACAGAGAGAGTCGGGCGAGACTTTTGAGGTATTAAACAGGCAGATAGAAAATGGGCTGAAGAATATAAGCTCTGATAATATTGTAACTGCATATGAGCCTATATGGGCAATAGGCACTGGTAAAACAGCCACAATTGAACAGGCGCAGGAAGCTCATGCACATATAAGAGCTAGGCTGAAAATTTTGTATGGAAAAAAAGCTGATGAAATCCGTATAATATATGGCGGCAGTGTTACTCCGGAAAATGTAGATGCGCTGATGTCCTGCAATGATGTGGATGGCGCACTTGTTGGCGGAGCTAGCCTAAAGCCGGGAACCTTTACAAGGATAGTTAAATTTATGGGGGTAAAATGA
- a CDS encoding cold-shock protein: protein MSFEGKVKWFNESKGFGFIQQENGPDVFVHYSSIASEGFKTLAEGQRVKFDIVEGERGPKASNVEKF from the coding sequence ATGTCTTTCGAGGGAAAAGTTAAGTGGTTTAATGAGAGCAAGGGATTCGGCTTCATCCAGCAGGAAAACGGTCCAGATGTATTTGTCCATTATTCTTCTATTGCAAGTGAAGGATTTAAGACGCTTGCAGAAGGTCAGAGGGTTAAATTTGATATAGTAGAGGGCGAACGCGGCCCAAAAGCTTCAAATGTAGAAAAGTTCTAA
- the mdh gene encoding malate dehydrogenase yields MRSKVSVIGAGNVGASTAQLIAQSGLADVVLFDIAEGIPQGKALDIAEACPLWNSHVSVKGTNSYTDTKNSDIIVITAGLPRKPNMSRDDLLHANAAVIKAVASEIAKTSLNGIIIVVTNPMDVMAHLAWKTTGFKQNRIIGMGGILDSARLRTFIAWEMKTSPEDIEALVLGGHGDQMVPLPRFTTVKGIPITELFNKDAIEALIKRTRSGGAEIVSLLKAGSAYYAPAAATFQMVKSILNDEKRILPCAVLLNGEYGEKNIHIGVPVILGRDGAEKVIEIKLSQEEKTEFKSSCDAVRDMILKITG; encoded by the coding sequence ATGAGAAGCAAAGTATCAGTTATAGGCGCTGGGAATGTAGGCGCATCAACAGCGCAGCTTATTGCTCAATCAGGACTTGCCGATGTTGTTCTTTTTGATATTGCAGAAGGCATACCGCAAGGCAAGGCATTAGACATAGCCGAGGCATGTCCTTTATGGAATTCACATGTATCAGTGAAAGGAACAAACAGTTACACTGACACTAAAAATTCTGATATCATCGTAATTACTGCCGGCTTGCCAAGAAAACCCAACATGTCACGTGATGATCTGCTTCATGCAAATGCTGCTGTTATCAAGGCGGTAGCATCAGAAATTGCAAAAACATCATTAAACGGGATTATCATAGTTGTGACAAATCCAATGGATGTTATGGCTCATCTGGCATGGAAAACAACAGGATTTAAACAGAATCGTATTATTGGAATGGGAGGGATACTTGATTCAGCCAGGCTCAGAACATTTATTGCATGGGAAATGAAGACATCGCCGGAAGATATTGAAGCTCTTGTGCTTGGAGGACATGGTGACCAGATGGTGCCGCTCCCAAGATTCACAACAGTAAAAGGTATACCCATAACAGAGCTTTTTAACAAAGATGCGATTGAAGCCTTAATAAAACGAACAAGAAGCGGCGGAGCTGAAATAGTCAGCCTTTTAAAGGCAGGAAGCGCTTATTATGCCCCTGCTGCAGCTACATTTCAGATGGTCAAATCAATCCTAAATGATGAAAAAAGAATACTGCCCTGTGCTGTACTCCTCAACGGCGAATATGGTGAAAAAAACATACACATAGGTGTTCCGGTAATACTTGGCAGAGATGGAGCAGAAAAGGTGATAGAAATAAAATTATCTCAAGAAGAAAAAACAGAATTTAAGTCATCATGCGATGCAGTTAGAGATATGATCTTAAAAATAACAGGATAA
- the ndk gene encoding nucleoside-diphosphate kinase encodes MEKTLSIVKPDGVKKNVIGEIISRFEKKGLRIAALRMLKLSKDDAKNFYIVHKEKPFYNALTDFMSEGHIVVMVIEAENAISRVRDIMGATNPANAAPGTIRKDFASDIERNIVHGSDSKESASYEIPFFFSSLEIR; translated from the coding sequence ATGGAAAAAACCTTATCAATAGTAAAGCCTGACGGAGTTAAAAAAAACGTGATTGGAGAAATAATATCAAGATTTGAAAAAAAAGGATTGAGAATCGCAGCACTGAGAATGTTGAAACTCTCGAAAGATGATGCAAAAAACTTTTATATTGTCCACAAGGAAAAACCTTTTTACAACGCACTTACAGATTTTATGTCTGAAGGTCATATAGTTGTTATGGTTATTGAAGCTGAAAATGCTATATCAAGGGTTCGTGATATCATGGGAGCAACAAATCCTGCAAATGCTGCTCCCGGAACAATAAGAAAAGATTTTGCTTCTGATATTGAACGCAACATAGTTCACGGTTCAGATTCAAAGGAATCAGCTTCTTATGAGATCCCGTTCTTTTTTTCGAGTCTGGAAATTAGATAG
- a CDS encoding twin-arginine translocase TatA/TatE family subunit, which yields MFGLGMPEIIVVLVIALLVFGPSKLPSLGKSLGEAIRGFKKGMEEVASDTDGKKKIEGK from the coding sequence ATGTTCGGATTAGGAATGCCCGAAATTATTGTTGTTCTCGTTATTGCATTGCTGGTTTTTGGACCAAGCAAGCTTCCGTCACTTGGCAAAAGCCTTGGTGAAGCAATAAGGGGATTCAAAAAAGGTATGGAAGAAGTTGCATCTGATACAGATGGCAAGAAAAAGATAGAAGGCAAATAG
- a CDS encoding ATP-dependent Clp protease ATP-binding subunit: MFEKFTERGRKVIIYAREEAEKRQNDYLGTEHLILALLREEDGISAVIIKKMGISIEETRMEIERKLPYGTNLLTFGDIPFTPRAKKVLELSVEEARLIGHGYIGSEHLLLGILREDEGIAGRTLRGLGANLLAARQLAINLSMRAQPHTIKERSTTPALDEFGRDLTLMAKEEKLDPVIGREDEIERVLQILGRRIKNNPVIIGEPGVGKTAIVEGLSQKIITGDVPENLLNKRIISLDLGALIAGTKYRGQFEERLKIVMKEIAHSDNIILFIDELHTLVGAGAAEGSVDASSMLKPALSRGEMQCIGATTPDEYRKHIEKDGALERRFQPIYIEPPTINETIQILNGLKSRYENHHKIKISDEAVVSAAKLSDRYITERYLPDKAIDVIDETGARVKLKRYTPPCELKDLEQEISRLSREKNLYVKLHDVEKAAGVRIEEDKLKKIHEHITKQWKNNLTKDIPFVMEDDITYTVSKMTGIPLLRLEEKESEKLLRMEDSLHSRIIAQHPAIKAVSKAIRRSRAGLKSRNKPIGSFFFLGPTGVGKTELAKALAGFMFNDENALVKIDMSEYMEKFNVSKITGAPPGYVGYEEGGQLTEKIRKKPYSVVLFDEIEKAHPDVFNILLQVLDEGVLTDSYGRKVDFKNTVIIMTSNVGARIIEKSTPMGFQKTTNEDLYQKIKDNVLNELKRTFNPEFLNRVDEIVVFHPLEKEHLLSIIDLLIQETNKQLIEQGLLIDVDQAVKEWILKNNYQPNYGARPMRRAVRKVIEDPLSEELLKGRFKNINKIKVIIEAETPTFIEAEESQVLSGV, translated from the coding sequence ATGTTTGAAAAGTTCACAGAACGCGGAAGAAAAGTAATTATCTACGCAAGAGAAGAAGCCGAGAAACGTCAAAACGACTATCTTGGAACTGAACATCTCATTTTAGCCCTCCTCAGAGAAGAAGACGGAATAAGCGCTGTTATTATAAAAAAAATGGGAATTTCCATAGAAGAAACCCGCATGGAAATTGAAAGAAAACTTCCATACGGAACAAATTTGCTTACATTCGGAGATATCCCATTTACACCTCGTGCAAAAAAAGTTCTTGAACTCTCTGTTGAAGAAGCGCGTCTCATCGGCCACGGATATATAGGAAGCGAACATCTGCTTCTGGGAATTCTCAGGGAAGATGAAGGTATTGCAGGAAGAACTCTCCGCGGGCTTGGCGCTAATCTCCTTGCTGCAAGACAGCTCGCAATTAATCTTTCAATGCGCGCCCAGCCACACACTATTAAAGAAAGAAGCACTACCCCTGCCCTTGATGAGTTTGGCAGAGATCTTACGCTTATGGCAAAAGAAGAGAAATTAGATCCGGTTATTGGAAGAGAGGATGAGATAGAACGCGTTCTTCAAATACTCGGCAGACGAATAAAAAATAATCCTGTAATCATTGGCGAGCCTGGCGTAGGAAAAACAGCAATAGTTGAAGGGCTTTCACAAAAAATTATCACTGGCGACGTGCCTGAAAATCTTTTGAACAAGCGAATTATATCTCTTGACCTCGGCGCTCTCATTGCCGGAACAAAATATCGAGGACAATTCGAGGAAAGATTAAAAATCGTAATGAAAGAAATCGCTCATTCAGACAATATCATTCTTTTTATAGATGAATTACATACACTGGTCGGAGCTGGTGCGGCAGAAGGTTCTGTGGATGCATCAAGCATGTTAAAACCCGCCTTGTCCAGAGGCGAAATGCAGTGTATAGGCGCAACAACGCCTGACGAATACAGGAAACACATTGAAAAAGACGGTGCACTTGAAAGAAGATTCCAGCCCATATATATTGAACCTCCAACAATTAATGAAACCATACAAATACTAAATGGGCTAAAGAGCAGATATGAAAACCACCACAAGATAAAAATCAGCGATGAAGCCGTAGTGTCTGCAGCCAAACTCTCCGACAGATATATTACAGAAAGATATCTGCCTGATAAGGCGATTGATGTTATTGATGAAACAGGCGCCAGGGTAAAACTTAAACGCTACACACCTCCCTGTGAGCTTAAAGACCTGGAGCAGGAGATTTCAAGACTTTCCAGAGAAAAGAATTTATACGTAAAACTTCATGATGTTGAGAAAGCTGCAGGAGTCCGCATTGAAGAAGACAAGCTTAAAAAAATACACGAACACATAACAAAACAATGGAAAAATAATTTAACTAAAGACATTCCTTTTGTTATGGAAGATGATATTACCTACACTGTCTCGAAGATGACAGGCATCCCCTTGCTCAGGCTTGAAGAGAAAGAATCTGAAAAGCTATTGAGGATGGAAGATTCGCTTCACTCAAGAATTATAGCGCAGCACCCTGCAATCAAGGCTGTTTCTAAGGCAATAAGACGATCGAGAGCTGGATTAAAAAGCAGAAATAAACCAATAGGTTCATTCTTCTTTTTGGGACCTACTGGAGTTGGGAAAACAGAATTAGCAAAAGCCCTGGCTGGATTCATGTTCAATGACGAAAATGCGCTAGTAAAAATCGACATGTCAGAGTATATGGAGAAATTCAATGTTTCTAAGATAACAGGCGCTCCTCCCGGATATGTGGGATATGAAGAAGGCGGTCAGCTTACAGAAAAAATAAGAAAAAAACCATATTCCGTAGTTCTCTTCGATGAGATAGAAAAAGCTCATCCTGACGTGTTCAATATTCTGCTTCAGGTATTAGATGAAGGAGTTCTGACTGACAGCTATGGCCGAAAAGTTGATTTTAAAAATACTGTAATAATAATGACCTCGAATGTAGGCGCAAGGATCATAGAAAAATCAACACCTATGGGCTTCCAGAAAACCACTAATGAGGATTTGTATCAGAAGATTAAAGATAATGTTCTCAATGAACTCAAGAGGACTTTTAATCCTGAATTTCTCAATCGTGTGGATGAGATAGTTGTTTTCCATCCCTTAGAAAAAGAACATCTGCTCTCAATTATTGACCTGCTGATACAAGAAACCAACAAACAGCTGATTGAACAAGGACTCTTAATTGATGTAGATCAGGCAGTAAAAGAATGGATACTGAAAAACAATTATCAGCCTAATTACGGTGCAAGGCCTATGAGAAGAGCTGTCCGGAAAGTTATTGAGGATCCACTCTCAGAAGAACTTTTGAAGGGCAGATTTAAAAATATAAATAAAATAAAAGTTATTATCGAGGCTGAAACCCCGACCTTTATTGAGGCAGAAGAATCCCAGGTGCTTTCCGGTGTATAA